In Pseudomonadota bacterium, a single window of DNA contains:
- a CDS encoding response regulator transcription factor: MPMEKILVVEDEADLVELIRYNLAKEGFQVRDAGTGEAALRLATAEPFDVVLLDLMLPGIDGLEVCRRLKADPRTGRLPIIMVTAKGEDADVVAGLSLGADDYVAKPFSPKVLVARVRAVLRRIEAASGPQPEILVVGEISISKERREVLVRGRPAGLTTREFDLLALLAHRRGWVFTRGQIVDAVCGEDRDVTDRAVDVQIVGLRRKLGTAGKLVETVRGIGYRLKD; the protein is encoded by the coding sequence ATGCCGATGGAGAAGATCCTGGTGGTCGAGGACGAGGCGGACCTCGTCGAGCTCATCCGGTACAACCTCGCCAAGGAGGGGTTCCAGGTCCGCGACGCGGGCACCGGCGAGGCGGCGCTCCGGCTCGCGACAGCGGAGCCGTTCGACGTCGTCCTGCTCGACCTCATGCTGCCCGGCATCGACGGGCTCGAGGTCTGCCGCAGGCTCAAGGCCGATCCGCGGACCGGACGCCTCCCGATCATCATGGTGACCGCCAAGGGCGAGGACGCGGACGTCGTCGCCGGGCTCTCGCTCGGCGCGGACGACTACGTCGCCAAGCCGTTCTCCCCCAAGGTGCTCGTGGCCCGCGTGCGCGCGGTGCTGCGCCGGATCGAGGCCGCGTCGGGGCCGCAGCCCGAGATCCTCGTCGTCGGCGAGATCTCCATCTCGAAGGAGCGGCGGGAGGTGCTCGTACGCGGGCGTCCCGCCGGGCTCACGACCCGCGAGTTCGACCTGCTCGCGCTGCTCGCGCATCGACGCGGTTGGGTGTTCACGCGCGGCCAGATCGTCGACGCCGTGTGCGGCGAGGATCGGGACGTCACCGACAGGGCCGTGGACGTGCAGATCGTCGGCCTGCGCCGGAAGCTGGGAACGGCGGGCAAGCTGGTCGAGACCGTCCGCGGCATCGGCTACAGGCTGAAGGACTGA
- a CDS encoding ATP-binding protein, protein MKKRRSLIWFLYPAFLAVVLATLIAAAWNVSGMIERWSLEQTEVSLEAEAWLFSAAAEQLLAPSREGELQRLCQGYGRRTGIRLTVVLPDGTVIADSEEDPARLESHADRPEIGTARAGRVGTAVRPSVTTKRDTFYVAVPIRADDGVRAVARAAVPMAQVHELYESELASMAAGGVIVLAFAAILAWLVALLLNRPLRRLRTGIDRFGAGELSHRLFVSGIEEYGALAEAMNRMAGQLEERVRTITEQRNELEAVLAGMAEAVIVVDADDRLVRMNRAAGLLFGVNPEGVRGKALYRVLRDPDLTNLLNKTRAGADVVEAEIAPRVTGERILQAHGTHLPDDRGRPAGALVVLHDVTRLKKLETMRREFVANVSHELRTPITSIKGFVETLKDGALADPENARKFLDIVARHADRLNAIIEDLLSLSRLEREAELGEIVREPARLRPILEAAIALCAPLARERKIRVDLDCDGALEARVNPALLEQAAVNLLDNALKFSGPETTTRVAARRDEASREIAIEIRDQGCGIPAEHIPRIFERFYRVDKARSRTHGGTGLGLAIVKHIAQVHDGFVNVDSEVGKGSGFTIRLPG, encoded by the coding sequence ATGAAGAAGCGACGCTCGCTGATCTGGTTCCTGTACCCGGCGTTCCTCGCGGTGGTGCTCGCGACGCTGATCGCCGCTGCCTGGAACGTCTCCGGCATGATCGAGCGCTGGAGCCTCGAGCAGACCGAGGTGTCGCTCGAGGCGGAGGCGTGGCTGTTCTCGGCGGCCGCCGAGCAGCTGCTCGCGCCTTCGCGGGAAGGAGAGCTGCAGCGTCTCTGCCAGGGGTACGGCCGGCGCACCGGGATCCGGCTCACGGTGGTCCTCCCGGACGGGACGGTGATCGCCGACAGCGAGGAGGACCCCGCCCGGCTCGAGAGCCACGCCGACCGGCCCGAGATCGGGACCGCGCGCGCCGGCAGGGTCGGGACGGCGGTCCGCCCGAGCGTGACGACGAAGCGCGACACGTTCTACGTCGCCGTGCCGATCCGGGCGGACGACGGCGTGCGCGCCGTGGCCCGCGCCGCGGTGCCGATGGCGCAGGTGCACGAGCTGTACGAGTCCGAGCTCGCGAGCATGGCGGCCGGCGGTGTCATCGTGCTCGCCTTCGCCGCGATCCTCGCCTGGCTCGTCGCCCTCTTGCTGAACCGGCCGCTGCGCCGCTTGCGGACGGGGATCGACAGGTTCGGCGCCGGCGAGCTCTCCCACCGCCTGTTCGTCTCCGGGATAGAGGAATACGGCGCGCTCGCCGAGGCGATGAACCGGATGGCCGGCCAGCTCGAGGAGCGGGTGCGCACGATCACGGAGCAGCGCAACGAGCTCGAGGCGGTGCTCGCGGGGATGGCGGAGGCGGTGATCGTCGTCGACGCGGACGACAGGCTCGTGCGCATGAACCGCGCGGCGGGGCTCCTGTTCGGCGTCAACCCGGAGGGGGTCCGCGGCAAGGCGCTCTACCGCGTCCTGCGCGATCCGGATCTCACCAACCTTCTGAACAAGACCCGGGCCGGCGCGGACGTCGTCGAGGCGGAGATCGCGCCGCGCGTCACCGGCGAGCGGATCCTCCAGGCCCACGGGACCCACCTGCCGGACGATCGCGGCCGCCCGGCCGGCGCGCTCGTCGTGCTGCACGACGTGACCCGCCTGAAGAAGCTCGAGACGATGCGGCGCGAGTTCGTGGCGAACGTGTCCCACGAGCTGCGCACGCCGATCACGAGCATCAAGGGGTTCGTGGAGACGCTCAAGGACGGCGCGCTCGCGGACCCGGAGAACGCGCGGAAGTTCCTCGACATCGTCGCCCGCCACGCGGACAGGCTGAACGCGATCATCGAGGACCTCCTCTCGCTGAGCCGGCTGGAGCGCGAGGCGGAGCTCGGCGAGATCGTCCGTGAGCCCGCGCGGCTCAGGCCGATCCTCGAGGCCGCGATCGCCCTGTGCGCGCCGCTCGCGAGGGAGCGGAAGATCCGCGTCGACCTCGACTGCGACGGCGCGCTCGAGGCCCGGGTCAACCCGGCCCTCCTGGAGCAGGCCGCGGTCAACCTCCTGGACAACGCCCTGAAGTTCAGCGGGCCCGAGACGACGACGCGGGTGGCCGCGCGCCGGGACGAGGCGTCCCGGGAGATCGCGATCGAGATCCGGGATCAAGGCTGCGGCATCCCGGCGGAGCACATCCCGCGCATCTTCGAGCGGTTCTACCGGGTCGACAAGGCGCGCAGCCGCACCCACGGCGGCACCGGGCTCGGGCTCGCCATCGTCAAGCACATCGCCCAGGTGCACGACGGCTTTGTCAACGTCGATAGCGAAGTCGGCAAGGGGAGCGGCTTCACGATCCGGCTCCCGGGGTGA
- a CDS encoding sulfurtransferase TusA family protein, protein MPDLKDVKAQKTVDARAMACPGPLLEAKKAIGGVAVGEVLEILSGDKGSREDIPAWCKKTGHEYMGVLERDGHDALFLRRKK, encoded by the coding sequence ATGCCCGACCTGAAAGACGTGAAAGCCCAGAAGACCGTCGACGCGCGCGCCATGGCCTGCCCCGGCCCGCTGCTCGAGGCGAAGAAGGCGATCGGCGGCGTCGCGGTGGGTGAGGTCCTCGAGATCCTGTCCGGCGACAAGGGGAGCCGGGAGGACATCCCCGCGTGGTGCAAGAAGACCGGGCACGAGTACATGGGCGTCCTCGAGCGCGACGGGCACGACGCGCTGTTCCTGCGGCGCAAGAAGTGA
- a CDS encoding hydrogenase iron-sulfur subunit, producing MHEKILLVTTNSSSYPGANTVGQARLQYSPDAYIIRVPDPVMLPESFYLDGFAKGLGGIIVMSSGSDCPYEGAYPRLAERINRVYVQMRERGIAAGRLKLTTICTVCKAAFLKEIDEMRKTLDGLEAGGAP from the coding sequence ATGCACGAGAAGATCCTGCTCGTGACGACCAACTCGAGCTCGTACCCCGGCGCGAACACCGTCGGCCAGGCGCGGCTCCAGTACTCGCCGGACGCGTACATCATCCGCGTGCCGGACCCGGTCATGCTGCCCGAGAGCTTCTACCTCGACGGCTTCGCCAAGGGCCTCGGCGGGATCATCGTCATGAGCTCGGGCTCGGACTGCCCGTACGAGGGCGCGTACCCGAGGCTCGCGGAGCGGATCAACCGGGTCTACGTCCAGATGCGCGAGCGCGGCATCGCGGCCGGCCGCCTCAAGCTGACGACGATCTGCACCGTCTGCAAGGCGGCGTTCCTCAAGGAGATCGACGAGATGCGCAAGACGTTGGACGGGCTCGAGGCCGGGGGCGCGCCGTGA
- a CDS encoding CoB--CoM heterodisulfide reductase iron-sulfur subunit A family protein: protein MRADALVVGAGIAGLQAALDLADRGRKVVIVEREPSIGGRMINLSKVFPTLDCASCITTPRMAQAAHHEGITTLTFSEIEALRDVDGRFAATIVRKPRHVREADCIGCKRCEEACPIFLRDDFEHGLGAKKAISIPFTNAIPQLPVLDLEHCTLCGACARACPTDCIDYDQQPERLEVEVGAVIVASGYDLTPKDAKPQYGAGRFPNVITSLQAERLLAPHGPFGKALRPSDGKLPDNIAFVQCAGSRDASLGVPYCSRVCCMYAIKQAMLLSGSLPLADITIYYMDIRAFGKGYEQFFQNAKAMGISFVKAKVGRIREIEDHDLELRIERQEDASDPATARHDLVILSLGLAPSSPSALPICGIAAAEDGFALAPDAPLAPTRTTRRGVFAAGAATGPKDIVDTVVEASAAAAEVEAWLLESGWRA, encoded by the coding sequence GTGAGGGCGGACGCCCTCGTCGTCGGCGCAGGGATCGCCGGCCTCCAGGCCGCGCTCGATCTCGCGGATCGCGGTCGGAAGGTCGTGATCGTCGAGCGGGAGCCCAGCATCGGCGGCCGGATGATCAACCTGTCGAAGGTCTTCCCGACGCTCGACTGCGCGAGCTGCATCACGACGCCGCGCATGGCCCAGGCGGCGCACCACGAGGGGATCACGACGCTCACGTTCTCGGAGATCGAGGCGCTGCGCGACGTCGACGGGCGGTTCGCGGCGACGATCGTGCGGAAGCCCCGGCACGTCCGTGAGGCCGACTGCATCGGCTGCAAGCGGTGCGAGGAGGCCTGCCCGATCTTCCTGCGCGACGACTTCGAGCACGGCCTCGGCGCCAAGAAGGCGATCTCGATCCCGTTCACGAACGCCATCCCGCAGCTGCCGGTGCTGGATCTCGAGCACTGCACGCTGTGCGGCGCCTGCGCCCGCGCGTGCCCGACGGACTGCATCGACTACGATCAGCAGCCCGAGCGGCTCGAGGTCGAGGTGGGCGCGGTGATCGTCGCCAGCGGCTACGATCTGACGCCCAAGGACGCGAAGCCGCAGTACGGCGCGGGCCGCTTCCCCAACGTCATCACCTCGCTCCAGGCGGAGCGCCTGCTGGCGCCGCACGGGCCGTTCGGCAAGGCGCTGCGCCCTTCGGACGGCAAGCTGCCCGACAACATCGCGTTCGTCCAGTGCGCCGGCTCCCGCGACGCGAGCCTGGGCGTGCCCTACTGCTCGCGGGTCTGCTGCATGTACGCCATCAAGCAGGCGATGCTGCTCTCGGGCTCGCTGCCGCTCGCGGACATCACGATCTACTACATGGACATCCGCGCGTTCGGCAAAGGCTACGAGCAGTTCTTCCAGAACGCCAAGGCGATGGGGATAAGCTTCGTGAAGGCCAAGGTCGGCCGGATCCGGGAGATCGAGGATCACGACCTCGAGCTGCGCATCGAGCGCCAGGAGGACGCGAGCGATCCGGCGACCGCGCGCCACGACCTCGTGATCCTCTCGCTCGGCCTCGCGCCGAGCAGCCCGTCCGCGCTGCCGATCTGCGGGATCGCGGCGGCCGAGGACGGCTTCGCGCTCGCGCCCGACGCCCCGCTGGCCCCGACGCGGACGACGCGGCGCGGGGTCTTCGCCGCCGGCGCGGCGACCGGGCCGAAGGACATCGTGGACACGGTGGTGGAGGCGAGCGCCGCCGCGGCGGAGGTCGAGGCGTGGCTCCTGGAGAGCGGGTGGCGGGCATGA
- a CDS encoding CoB--CoM heterodisulfide reductase iron-sulfur subunit A family protein, with translation MSEKKRPRVGVYVCHCGGNISDVVDVKKVAEALSSRGEVSVSREYAFMCSDAGQKLITEDLEAGRIDRAVVAACSPALHELTFRKVLERSSKNPFLFEHVNIREQASWVHKGEPAQATRKAIRLAKAGVAKVALQEPLDPIRVTATHRALVVGGGPSGLASALALGRAGIDVTLVERGPALGGRLAELGAVYPERREASDLVARLADAVATDPHIRVALETEVQSVGGYVGRFEAALSNGERVAAGALILATGADSYAPAKGELGYGEPGVVTLPELTRALAETAGDGRALRVAGREVRSVAFIHCVGSRQVEGRHPAQPDGKVNDYCSRICCTAALHAADEIARRFPGVRILDVYRDIRTYGRGHEAIYERVSRAGALFFRLADDGDPTIEAGRVTLRDVLTWNEEVSFAADLVVLVTGVVARPIPALVESLKLPRGADRFLQEAHPKLRPVEILTAGIFLAGACQAPMDLVEAITAGQGAAAKASILLGQDEILLDPFVAVVDEPRCDGCEKCIAECAYTGAIFMNARRRAEVNPALCKGCGACVPACPRRAIDVAGWSLAQLEAMVDAIVEDAP, from the coding sequence ATGAGCGAGAAGAAGCGGCCGCGCGTCGGCGTGTACGTGTGCCACTGCGGAGGCAACATTTCGGACGTCGTCGACGTGAAGAAGGTCGCGGAGGCGCTGTCGAGCCGCGGCGAGGTGAGCGTCTCCCGCGAGTACGCCTTCATGTGCTCCGACGCCGGCCAGAAGCTGATCACGGAGGACCTCGAAGCCGGCCGCATCGATCGGGCCGTCGTCGCGGCCTGCTCGCCGGCGCTGCACGAGCTGACCTTCCGCAAGGTGCTCGAGCGATCGTCGAAGAACCCTTTCCTGTTCGAGCACGTGAACATTCGGGAGCAGGCGAGCTGGGTCCACAAGGGGGAGCCCGCCCAGGCGACGCGGAAGGCGATCCGGCTCGCAAAGGCGGGCGTCGCCAAGGTCGCGCTCCAGGAGCCGCTCGATCCCATCCGCGTGACCGCGACGCACCGGGCGCTGGTCGTCGGCGGCGGGCCGTCCGGGCTGGCCTCCGCTCTCGCGCTGGGCCGAGCGGGGATCGACGTCACGCTGGTGGAGCGCGGTCCGGCGCTCGGCGGCCGGCTCGCGGAGCTCGGCGCGGTCTACCCGGAGCGCCGCGAGGCGAGCGATCTCGTCGCGCGGCTCGCCGACGCCGTGGCCACGGACCCGCACATCCGCGTCGCGCTCGAGACCGAGGTCCAGAGCGTCGGCGGCTACGTGGGCCGGTTCGAGGCCGCGCTCTCGAACGGCGAGCGCGTGGCGGCCGGGGCCCTGATCCTCGCCACCGGCGCCGACAGCTACGCGCCCGCAAAAGGGGAGCTCGGATACGGCGAGCCCGGGGTCGTGACGCTCCCGGAGCTCACCCGCGCCCTCGCGGAGACGGCCGGCGACGGGCGGGCGCTGCGGGTGGCCGGGCGCGAGGTGCGCAGCGTCGCGTTCATCCACTGCGTGGGGAGCCGCCAGGTCGAGGGACGGCACCCGGCGCAGCCCGACGGCAAGGTGAACGACTACTGCTCCAGGATCTGCTGCACGGCGGCGCTGCACGCGGCCGACGAGATCGCCCGGCGCTTCCCGGGGGTCCGGATCCTCGACGTCTACCGCGACATCCGGACGTACGGCCGCGGCCACGAGGCGATCTACGAGCGCGTCTCCCGTGCCGGGGCGCTGTTCTTCAGGCTCGCCGACGACGGGGATCCGACGATCGAGGCGGGCCGCGTCACCCTGCGCGACGTCCTCACCTGGAACGAGGAGGTCTCCTTCGCCGCCGATCTCGTGGTGCTGGTCACCGGCGTCGTCGCCCGCCCCATCCCGGCGCTCGTCGAGTCGCTCAAGCTCCCCCGCGGCGCGGATCGCTTCCTGCAGGAGGCGCACCCGAAGCTCCGGCCGGTCGAGATCCTGACCGCCGGGATCTTCCTCGCCGGGGCGTGCCAGGCGCCCATGGACCTCGTGGAGGCGATCACCGCCGGACAAGGGGCCGCCGCGAAGGCGTCGATCCTGCTCGGCCAAGACGAGATCCTGCTCGACCCGTTCGTCGCCGTGGTCGACGAGCCGCGCTGCGACGGGTGCGAGAAGTGCATCGCCGAGTGCGCCTACACAGGCGCGATCTTCATGAACGCCCGCCGCCGCGCGGAGGTGAACCCGGCGCTCTGCAAGGGCTGCGGCGCCTGCGTGCCCGCCTGCCCGCGCCGGGCGATCGACGTCGCCGGCTGGTCGCTCGCCCAGCTCGAGGCGATGGTCGACGCCATCGTGGAGGACGCGCCATGA
- a CDS encoding transcriptional regulator, with protein sequence MSMSATTKAALDAAKAKRGPTPAALLERQKETTRLHRRILEALAEERTVPELAEATGIDAAELMFHVNALRKYGKVEDAGKRGDYLTYRRK encoded by the coding sequence ATGAGCATGTCTGCGACGACGAAGGCCGCGCTCGACGCGGCGAAGGCGAAGCGGGGGCCGACCCCGGCCGCGCTCCTCGAGCGGCAGAAGGAGACGACGCGGCTGCACCGGCGGATCCTCGAGGCGCTCGCAGAGGAGCGGACCGTGCCCGAGCTCGCGGAGGCGACCGGGATCGACGCCGCGGAGCTGATGTTCCACGTCAACGCCCTGCGCAAGTACGGCAAGGTGGAGGACGCCGGCAAGCGCGGCGACTACCTCACCTACCGGCGCAAGTGA
- a CDS encoding 4Fe-4S dicluster domain-containing protein, whose protein sequence is MPIEVKTGLIDEASRYGAFDIRACFNCGNCTAVCPLSEEGASFPRRMIRLGQLGAKDAVLRAPEPWLCYYCGECSETCPREAEPGEYMASLRRLQIASLDPTGVAGLQYRSPAIGILLSIVVALGLGALLVTRPSDAGAFPRWAFGALVPYEAVHLVGLFVSVALGGLMLVAVARFASRIGLGRALRGGNVRAALRRLAPELTTMRRQRECRTESAPRPPFLLEPRVVHLFIMWGFLALALATALDFLFVYGLGMEMFLPARIVGTIGGIAMLAGVALAVAKRASGREKASRHTRFADGWLLFYLLVLAVTGFWLEIVVTLGVRGEIHDAVLLVHAVMAMELVLFVGVTKLAHAVYRPLALFAHFARQPEGDA, encoded by the coding sequence ATGCCGATCGAGGTGAAAACCGGGCTCATCGACGAGGCGTCGCGCTACGGCGCCTTCGACATCCGGGCGTGCTTCAACTGCGGCAACTGCACCGCGGTCTGCCCGCTCTCGGAGGAAGGGGCGTCGTTCCCCCGGCGGATGATCCGCCTGGGCCAGCTCGGCGCGAAGGACGCCGTCCTCCGGGCGCCGGAGCCGTGGCTCTGCTACTACTGCGGCGAGTGCTCCGAGACCTGCCCGCGGGAGGCCGAGCCCGGCGAGTACATGGCCTCGCTCCGCAGGCTCCAGATCGCGAGCCTCGATCCGACCGGCGTCGCGGGGCTCCAGTACCGCTCGCCCGCGATCGGGATCCTCCTGTCGATCGTCGTCGCGCTCGGCCTGGGCGCCCTCCTCGTCACCCGCCCGTCGGACGCGGGCGCCTTCCCGCGCTGGGCGTTCGGCGCGCTCGTCCCCTACGAGGCGGTGCACCTCGTCGGCCTCTTCGTGAGCGTCGCCCTGGGGGGGCTCATGCTCGTCGCCGTCGCCCGGTTCGCCTCCCGGATCGGCCTCGGCCGGGCGCTCCGCGGCGGAAACGTTCGCGCCGCGCTGCGCCGCCTCGCGCCCGAGCTCACGACGATGCGCCGCCAGCGGGAGTGCCGCACCGAGAGCGCGCCCCGCCCCCCTTTCCTGCTCGAGCCGCGCGTCGTCCACCTGTTCATCATGTGGGGGTTCCTGGCGCTCGCGCTCGCGACGGCGCTCGACTTCCTGTTCGTCTACGGGCTGGGCATGGAGATGTTCCTCCCGGCGCGGATCGTCGGGACGATCGGCGGCATCGCGATGCTCGCGGGCGTCGCGCTCGCCGTCGCCAAGCGCGCCAGCGGCAGGGAGAAGGCCTCGCGTCACACCCGCTTCGCCGACGGCTGGCTCCTGTTCTACCTGCTCGTGCTCGCGGTGACGGGCTTCTGGCTCGAGATCGTCGTCACGCTCGGCGTCCGCGGGGAGATCCACGACGCCGTCTTGCTGGTCCACGCCGTGATGGCGATGGAGCTCGTCCTGTTCGTGGGAGTGACCAAGCTGGCGCACGCCGTGTACCGGCCGCTGGCGCTGTTCGCGCACTTCGCGCGACAACCGGAAGGAGACGCATGA
- a CDS encoding DsrE/DsrF/DrsH-like family protein: MSNDLEARVKELEETVATLKANAPEDKLSMVVMSGDLDHLLAAFIIATGASAMFEKVTMFFTFWATPALRDPAKKPPPKDFMSRVFGFMLPKGSKKLALSNMHMAGMGTKMLKGLMKKKNVLSLEELIARAADAGVQIYVCEMSMALMGFAKEELIDYPNLKLAGVATFLGEAGASKSTLFI; this comes from the coding sequence ATGAGCAACGACCTGGAGGCGCGCGTCAAGGAGCTCGAGGAGACGGTCGCGACGCTCAAGGCGAACGCGCCGGAGGACAAGCTGTCGATGGTCGTGATGAGCGGCGATCTCGACCACCTCCTCGCCGCGTTCATCATCGCCACGGGCGCGTCGGCGATGTTCGAGAAGGTGACCATGTTCTTCACGTTCTGGGCCACGCCGGCGCTCCGCGACCCCGCGAAGAAGCCGCCGCCCAAGGACTTCATGAGCCGCGTGTTCGGCTTCATGCTACCCAAGGGGTCGAAGAAGCTCGCGCTCTCGAACATGCACATGGCGGGCATGGGCACCAAGATGCTCAAGGGGCTCATGAAGAAGAAGAACGTGCTCAGCCTCGAGGAGCTCATCGCGCGCGCCGCGGACGCCGGCGTGCAGATCTACGTCTGCGAGATGAGCATGGCCCTCATGGGGTTCGCGAAGGAGGAGCTGATCGACTACCCGAACCTCAAGCTCGCCGGCGTCGCCACCTTCCTCGGCGAGGCGGGGGCGAGCAAGAGCACGCTGTTCATCTGA